A genomic window from Lentibacter algarum includes:
- a CDS encoding ABC transporter ATP-binding protein yields MSEAVLSTYGLSKSFGALKASEDISLDLRAGEIHAIIGPNGAGKSTLIAQICGTLEPDVGRVELMGRDVTGLSARARAKAGLGRTFQISALAMEDTVLQNAVLGALGASGRPWRFWTPALKDKSLVARADAALERVGLEDFRNMRTAELSHGQRRQLEVAVALTLSPKAFLMDEPMAGLGMEGSQRLTGFLSELKQEAPILLVEHDMDAVFALADRISVLVYGRVIATGTVDDIRANREVREAYLGEES; encoded by the coding sequence ATGTCTGAGGCGGTTCTGTCAACCTATGGGCTCAGCAAGTCTTTTGGAGCGCTCAAGGCAAGTGAGGATATTTCGCTTGATCTGCGGGCTGGCGAAATTCACGCGATTATCGGACCGAACGGGGCGGGGAAGTCCACGCTGATTGCACAGATTTGTGGCACGCTCGAGCCTGATGTGGGGCGTGTGGAGCTGATGGGAAGGGATGTGACAGGGCTGAGTGCACGCGCACGTGCCAAGGCGGGCTTGGGGCGGACGTTTCAGATTTCGGCCTTGGCGATGGAAGACACTGTTTTGCAAAATGCGGTGCTTGGGGCGCTGGGTGCAAGCGGGCGGCCATGGCGTTTTTGGACTCCTGCCTTGAAGGACAAATCACTTGTTGCGCGGGCAGATGCGGCGTTGGAGCGTGTGGGGCTAGAGGACTTTCGCAACATGCGCACAGCCGAATTAAGCCACGGGCAGCGCCGCCAACTTGAAGTTGCTGTGGCGTTGACCCTGTCGCCAAAAGCATTCCTGATGGATGAGCCTATGGCGGGCCTTGGCATGGAAGGCAGCCAACGGCTCACTGGGTTTCTATCGGAGCTAAAGCAGGAGGCTCCTATCTTGCTTGTCGAGCATGATATGGACGCCGTTTTTGCGCTGGCGGATCGCATCAGCGTTTTGGTCTATGGCCGTGTGATTGCGACCGGCACAGTCGATGATATCCGTGCAAACCGGGAGGTGCGCGAAGCCTATTTGGGGGAGGAGTCATGA
- a CDS encoding ABC transporter ATP-binding protein: protein MSLLTLSKVSASYGVSQALFGVSLKLSEGEVMALMGRNGMGKSTTVKCICRMLPAQGQIVFDGHDLARLPSHRAARLGIGLVPEGRRCFASLTVEENLVAAARKGHWDMSRVTALFPRLAERKDQRAASLSGGEQQMLAIGRALMTNPRLLILDEATEGLAPIIRQEIWSAVGSLKAQTGLSILVIDKSVKELRGVCDSAVILERGRSVWRGAMMDLSDDITQAHLGV, encoded by the coding sequence ATGAGCCTTTTGACGCTCTCCAAAGTTTCTGCCTCTTATGGTGTCAGCCAAGCGCTGTTTGGTGTTTCTCTTAAGCTGTCTGAGGGAGAAGTCATGGCGCTAATGGGGCGCAATGGCATGGGCAAGAGCACGACGGTAAAGTGCATCTGTCGTATGTTGCCCGCGCAGGGGCAGATTGTCTTTGATGGCCACGATCTTGCGCGCCTTCCAAGCCATCGGGCCGCGAGGCTTGGGATCGGGCTTGTGCCTGAGGGTCGGCGTTGTTTTGCTTCGCTGACTGTCGAGGAGAATTTGGTTGCGGCTGCGCGCAAGGGTCACTGGGATATGTCTCGTGTCACTGCGCTTTTCCCTCGGCTTGCGGAGCGCAAAGATCAGCGTGCAGCATCCCTTTCGGGTGGAGAGCAGCAGATGCTTGCGATTGGGCGGGCTTTGATGACAAATCCGCGCCTGCTTATTCTGGATGAGGCCACAGAAGGGCTTGCACCGATCATCCGTCAGGAAATTTGGTCGGCTGTAGGCTCACTTAAGGCGCAGACGGGGCTGTCTATTCTAGTGATCGACAAGTCCGTGAAGGAGCTGCGTGGTGTTTGCGATAGCGCTGTGATCCTTGAGCGGGGGCGCTCTGTTTGGCGCGGAGCGATGATGGATTTGTCTGATGACATTACCCAGGCGCATTTGGGCGTTTAA